The genomic window CACGAATTGTGCGGAAGCGTAAATTGGAGTACCAAAGATTCCGTTACTACGATAACTCGTCTCGTAAATGAAACGCTCAAAGTCCCCACGGTTATGGAAAAACTGCCCTGGCATAAATTCTCCAAGGAAGAAGTATGCAATAAATACAAGAGCAATAAGGACAAGCGGATAACCAACCACTCGACGTGTAGCCTCAAGGGTTAACACGATCAGCGATAAACCTACGATGATCTCCATCGTCGTCGGGTTCGCTGACATGATTGTGGAAGACATTTGATGCTGTATGATGTACATACCGACAAATAGCGATAAACCTGCTAGCAATATGTCGTAAATTGGAATTTTAGTTTGACCCATCTTCTTTTTCACCGGGAAAATCATAAATACAAGAACTAACGCGATTGTCAGGTGAAAAATCAGAAATGTTTTTGAACCGATTCCTGGCAGCCCGAACCCTGCGACGTATAGGTGGAAAACGGACATGATTACAGCGGTTAAGACAACGACGAATGCCCAACCACCCCGTAGGTGACGGTCACTACCTTCTAATTCGGATATCATATTTTGTTGTTGTTTTTCGTCCACATTTATCCCCCTCGCCTCATAAAGATTCATTTCTATATAGTTATTATAAATGAAAGAGACTCATTAGAATATACTTTTTTTCATCCAAAGGTTGCCATCAGTTTATCTTTCCAAGTCATATCTTGGATTTCTATTAATATCTGGGTATCTGAATAGGGTGGTTCTGATAAAACCACCTCTTGTTCTTCAAAAAAGAAAGAATGAGGAAACAGTTCAGATGGTTGCATTCGCAATACCCCTCCGTGAACAGGTCGATTAAGATTCCTTAATATATAATAGCCGTCCTTCATCTCGACGTCCCCTTTCCTTTCATAGGGTAGCCCAGCACCAAACGATTTCGTCCAACTTTCCATCGTCAGAATGACCCAATCTTCATCTACCTTGAACTTCTCTTCCACGGGCGATTTTTCAACAGAATGGATATATCGATGAGAAAACCAATCCCCCTTCTCAACTTCCTCCTGCCACATCGTATCCCCTGTATGTATGTCCTCAATGACAATTTTTTTATAAGGGCTTTTAGTATTTAAAAAGAAAACAATTGCTACGGTCAATAAGATAATTAACAGAACGGCAATAAATTTTTTGTTAAAAAAGGCATTGCTATTAAGAAGCAATGCCTTTTGGTTGTGTTGATCATTCGGTTGATTACTGCTCATCATAGTAACGCTGTGCACCTGGGTGTAAATCGATGGACATACCATCTTGAGCCGTATCAACTGTTAATTCTGCACCACGTTCGTGGGCATTTTCAATGTCGCCTTTGTTTTCAAAAATAGCTTTTACCATTTCATAAACTTGATCTTCCGGAAGATCATCACTTGCAATCAACATCGCCTGTACAGCTACTGTTGAACCTGTGCTATCGAAGTTGTCATAAGCATCTTCAGGTATATCTTGTCTTGAGTAGTAAGGATACTCGTTCATAAGCGCTTCGATCATGTCATCGCTAATGCTAACCAACTTGATGTCCGCACTAGCACTTAACTCCTGGATACTACCAGTTGGTGTACCAGATGTTACGAATGCAGCGTCGATGTTACCATCCTGCAAGTTAGTGGATGCATCACCGAATCCCATGTATTCCGCACTGATGTCATCGAAAGTCATATCATGAACACCAAAAATTTGCTCAGCGTTCGCTTCTGTACCTGAACCAACGTCACCTACAGCCACACGCTTACCTTTTAAATCTTCAATACTTTCAATACCACTGTCTGCCATCGCAACGATTTGGATCGTTTCTGGATAGATGGTGAAAACCCCACTATATCCATCTTTAACTTCTTCAAACATCATAGATCCTTCATGTGCATAAAAAGCTGTGTCGTTCTGAACCAATGCTAGTTGTGCTTCTCCACCAGAAACTTCGTTGATATTTACAACTGAAGCACCACTTGAGATACCATTTGCTGTAACGCCATCAACATTTTCAGAAATTACATCAGCCATCGCAACACCTAATGGGAAGTAAGTACCAGCTTCACCACCAGTTAACATGGTAACGTTTTCAATCCAGTCACCACTTGCTTCTTCCCCATCACCTGAACCTTCTTCTGATGTACCTTCTTCGTCAGACCCTTCTTCTTCGTCTGCGTCATCCCCACCACAAGCTGCTAGGAATAAACCAAGCGTTAAGAAAAGAACCAATAACAAACTAAATTTTTTCATATCAAAAATACCCCCTAAAATCTTATTAAAATTCTTATGTTTACTAATAATACCACACACTTTATAAAAATGTAATTAGAAAACTCTAACATAAAATATTAAATTGAAATATTTGTAACTTATCAAGTGGGCGATTGCTATTTATTCACAAAAATACTCACCCAACAATTGGATGAGCTTTTAGTTTCAACGTATTAATCGAACGCTTTTTAACACGACTTTACTTTCTGGAAGGCTTGGAATGTCGTTCATGCTATAGCTAATATTTTGATCCGGGAACTCGAACGTAATTTTATTCACGAAAATATGCACCGTTTCCTTCAATATTTCAATGGTAATCCATTCCCCTGCACAACGATGCCCGACACCGAACTCCCCACCCCCCTGTGGAATGAAGTTGAATGGGTTCCCATTCCATTCTGCAAAACGTTCCGGGACGAATTGATCTGGTGATTCCCAAATGGCTGGGTCGTGGTTCGTTCCATATAGATCCAATAGCGTAAGAGTGTTTTCTTTAAATTCATAACCATTCCAAGTAAAATCCTTTTTTACCCTCGCAGCTGTCGAAGGGAAGAAAGGGTAATAGCGACGCACTTCTTGGATAAAATTCTGTAATTTATTTTCATCAGAAGAACGAAGCTTTTCTTTTTCCTCTGGGAATTGTTGAAGCGCGAGCACTGTAAAATCAATATATACAGAAACCGCTACGATCGGCCGTAATAGATTCAGCAATTCTACTGCCACTACATGCTTATCCAATAGATCTCCATTCAAATCACGATGCCAAGCAAATTGGTAAAGCGCACGATCTTTTGGAACGTCGACCGTACCAGCTCTTACTTTTTCGACTAAACCTTCTATCCAATCTTCAGCCTTTGATCGTGACCTTCTCGCCTTCCAGTGTTTCGGGCCCACACTCGAAGCTTTTTCAAACAAATCACTAAGTTCTTCTGTCCATTGTTCTATCTCGTCTTCTTTTATTGGCACACCCGTCCACTTTACCGCAACTCGAGAGAGTACCATTTTAGCTTCATCATAGACGTTCATTCTTCTTGGTGTTCACATTTTGTTATTGCAGTGTTCCACTCTTGGTGAACCAAACTTCTAATCTCTTGAAGTGTATCTTGCGTCATCATGGACATGAACATCTGTTTCCTGCGATGATGGTCTTCTCCGTCAAGACCTTGGACACCACCCTCTCCGAAAAGAGTTTTCTTGATACGATTCGGAGCAGCCTCAACTCTTGAGAACTTGTCATTGTCATAAAACAACTTTGCCTCTTCTTCACCCACAAGACAGATCGCCTTCTCACCAAGAAGCCTCGTTTCAAATACTCGAGAATCAAACTTATCCTTCCGATTCAAAATAAAATAGTATCCTTCTTTCAATAAACCCAGTGTATGATCCAAACCTTGATCCTTCGGCATATGTTTTTGCTGTTCACTCATTTGTCCACCCCCAAATTGGATGTTTTCTATTATGTTACCCCGGAAGGTAAAAGGCTAAAAGTAATCTTAATTCAGCTTTGTTCACTGATCGAGTTGATTTAGACCCCCTGTATTGTTATTATTTTACAAACGGATTAAACTTTTATCTAAATAAAATAAGATTATCTTGGAAATGGTGGTTTCATAATTTGAAAGAGAATATATTGCTTAAGAAGAATTGAGTACACGAGATTGAGCCACCCGTCTTGAGGTTCAAAAAATAACGGAGGTTACATCATGCCAAAAAATGAAGAGGATGGAGCTTTTTCTGATGTTCTATATCGAGATCTAACTAATCGAGGAAAATTTAAGCGTTTACTATGGATGGACCTTTTTATTGTAGGATATATAGTATATATTCTATTGCATGAGGACATTTCGAACCTTATAAAAGGATTGTTTATTTCCCTTTTTATACTGCTTGGTGTGATATCTACTGTGCACGCATGGTTGAGAATGAAAAAGGATCCTAAATAGGTAATTTAACCATTGTTAGTGAATATTCGATCGGGGGAAAATGATGAAAGCACTTCATTATAAAATCGTTATCACTTTTTTATTACTTACAATAATTCTTGGTGTAGCATATTATGAACTTTTATATAAACCGAAAGATACAATCGAGTTGTACCAATCTGTTAATTTTTCAGACCCTCAAGGACTTGAGGAGTTGTTTCTGGACGATTACCACAGCTCAGAGAAACAAGAACTATTAGAAGAAATTATAGACAAAAACAGCACCCCATGGAAACTACGTCAATTCTCACTTTTTCAATACGGTGACGATGCATTTATAATTGAAACGAGCCCAGGAACTCATAAGCTCAAAATAATAGATGTTCGAAAAATACCAAATGAATCATTACACCCGTTTAATTAATTCCAACCTTTCTTGAACACAGTTCGTAGGAATTGGGGGATATCCATCTTGTATAGCGCCCCCTGCCTACAAAAGAATCATGAGTTTAAAAAATTCTCGTTGGTTTACTATTTCTGATTAAGATCAATGATAAGTTCTTCTAGTAAATTTAATGCATTAATCGCGTCTTCTAAATATCCTCTCTCTTCACTGAAGTAATCAAAACTAGCCACTAAATTATTGATTGTATCCCTCTTGCTCCTTATCTCTATTAATAATTCATTAAGATTCTCTTCACTTATGCTGTCTGAATCCTTATTGGTAATTTCGCGATCAACAGAATCATTTAATCGGGTTATGGTCACTTCAACATGCTCGATTGATTTTGGGTCAGTCGAATTTTCCAAATCAACTTCATGTGGCTCGATCAGCTCACTAACTTTATTTATGTATTGTTCAATTTTTTCTTCGCCAAGAGTACTAGATTCATCAATATCATCACTAAAAATAGATTGAGGGTTAAACCACACTATGCCTATAATCATTGCTAAAACAACCCCAACTACTCCGAAAACTAATTTTGACATCTTATAATCACTCCCTTTTTAAATCGAAAGTCTTATTATTGTAATTTTAACATATTTTTCTAGTGTTTCACGTTGGTTATCATAGAAAGGATATAAGAAAAAGCCAATTACATCACAGTAATTGGCTTTCTAACTCTAGAGAATATCAATTCTCGCTACTAATGCAAGTAGTACCTGCAATAACACCTGAGCGTTTGCAGCGACATCCAGTAAATTTATATCACTTATTATGATTCTTCCTCACAATATCAGGTAGCTCTAATAGTTATTAAGACAATTGCCATCCTAGGAAAAAAGCAGAATGTTCAAAGTAAAAACATTCTGCTTTCTAGGAATTCCATTCACCGAATAATTGAGTAAGTTTTCCCTAGGGTTGTACATTAATTTGAGGGAAGGGCAGAGTCCCGTGTATAAAGGAGGGTGCTGATCCAGTGCTGGATTCTGACAATGTGGCACAACAACTTTAAAACAAATCAGAGTAATTACTACACTCAATTTTTGTTCAGAGAATGTAGGGCATCATCTTTTAAGGTTTAATAAACTTAAGGACAAACAAGGTTAATATAACTCCTAAAACTCCTCCTGTGATATAACTTACATTAAGATACTCCTTCATAAGTAATGACATGATTGGAGGCCCTGCGGCAACCCCAATGAACCGAGAGGAGCTGTAAAACGAAGTAATTGTCCCTCTCTCTTCTTTTTCAATCCCTTCGGTAATCATTGCATCTAAAGTGGGTAGCATCGCCCCTATTGCAGCCCCAAGTATACTTGTTACTAACAGCAATAGTGCAATATTATCACTGGCATATCCTACAAAAACCACACCGAACGATGCTGTAATTAAACCAACGACAATGACTTTCTTCATTGTTGCTGTATCCCCTTTGATTTTTTTGCCTGTTATGAAAGATGCTACACACAAATTAAAAAGTGGGATAGCAAGCACAAAACCCTTTTTAACTCCATAAATATCATGAGTTTTCTCTAATATGTCAGACATAAAAAATAAAACAGCAAACAGGATTAACATCGTATAGGCCCCCAGTAGAAAAACTGGGTACAGCCACTTCCCCTCTTTTTTTAAAATTTCCTTCGTCTTTTTAATGAACTGCTTTAAAGGCTTCGAGTTCTGTTCACTATCCTTAGGAACTTTAATAAAGAAGAAAACAAGTACAATAGAGATCAAACTAAAAAAAGAGATAGAAAAGAAAG from Halalkalibacillus sediminis includes these protein-coding regions:
- a CDS encoding MFS transporter, whose translation is MENKVSRWCLISMASIPLVMTLGNSMLIPVLPIFEKKVGITSFQSSTIITSYSLAAILLIPIAGYLSDRFGRKIVILPSLILAFIGGIIAGFASWKIDDPFLWIIIGRIFQGVGAAGATPIILPLVGDLYKNNDEKTSSCLGIIETSNTFGKVLSPILGALFAAFLWFLPFFSISFFSLISIVLVFFFIKVPKDSEQNSKPLKQFIKKTKEILKKEGKWLYPVFLLGAYTMLILFAVLFFMSDILEKTHDIYGVKKGFVLAIPLFNLCVASFITGKKIKGDTATMKKVIVVGLITASFGVVFVGYASDNIALLLLVTSILGAAIGAMLPTLDAMITEGIEKEERGTITSFYSSSRFIGVAAGPPIMSLLMKEYLNVSYITGGVLGVILTLFVLKFIKP
- a CDS encoding cytochrome P450, encoding MNVYDEAKMVLSRVAVKWTGVPIKEDEIEQWTEELSDLFEKASSVGPKHWKARRSRSKAEDWIEGLVEKVRAGTVDVPKDRALYQFAWHRDLNGDLLDKHVVAVELLNLLRPIVAVSVYIDFTVLALQQFPEEKEKLRSSDENKLQNFIQEVRRYYPFFPSTAARVKKDFTWNGYEFKENTLTLLDLYGTNHDPAIWESPDQFVPERFAEWNGNPFNFIPQGGGEFGVGHRCAGEWITIEILKETVHIFVNKITFEFPDQNISYSMNDIPSLPESKVVLKSVRLIR
- a CDS encoding TAXI family TRAP transporter solute-binding subunit encodes the protein MKKFSLLLVLFLTLGLFLAACGGDDADEEEGSDEEGTSEEGSGDGEEASGDWIENVTMLTGGEAGTYFPLGVAMADVISENVDGVTANGISSGASVVNINEVSGGEAQLALVQNDTAFYAHEGSMMFEEVKDGYSGVFTIYPETIQIVAMADSGIESIEDLKGKRVAVGDVGSGTEANAEQIFGVHDMTFDDISAEYMGFGDASTNLQDGNIDAAFVTSGTPTGSIQELSASADIKLVSISDDMIEALMNEYPYYSRQDIPEDAYDNFDSTGSTVAVQAMLIASDDLPEDQVYEMVKAIFENKGDIENAHERGAELTVDTAQDGMSIDLHPGAQRYYDEQ
- a CDS encoding DUF1850 domain-containing protein, yielding MMSSNQPNDQHNQKALLLNSNAFFNKKFIAVLLIILLTVAIVFFLNTKSPYKKIVIEDIHTGDTMWQEEVEKGDWFSHRYIHSVEKSPVEEKFKVDEDWVILTMESWTKSFGAGLPYERKGDVEMKDGYYILRNLNRPVHGGVLRMQPSELFPHSFFFEEQEVVLSEPPYSDTQILIEIQDMTWKDKLMATFG